A window of Kiritimatiellia bacterium genomic DNA:
GCTGTATCCGGACATCCTGGATGACCCCAAAATCGGGCCGGAAGCCCAAAAGCTCTTTTCCGACGCGCAGAAAATGCTGGAGCGGATCATCGATGAACGATGGCTGCGGGCGGACGCGGTTTGTGGATTCTGGCCTGCGGCGCGTGTGGGTGATGATGTGGAGATTTACGCGGATGAAACGCGCTCCCAGGTCATCCACACATTTCGCTTCCTCCGCCAGCAGATGAAAAAATCCACCGACCGTCCGAATCTCTGCCTCGCGGATTTCATCGCGCCGAAAGAAACAGGGATTGCGGATTATCTCGGTCTTTTCGCGGTCACTGCGGGTCATGGAATCGAGGAGCCTCTGAGGCGTTTTGAAAGCGCTCATGATGATTATTCGGCGATTCTGTTGAAGGCGCTCGCCGACCGGCTTGCGGAGGCGTTTGCTGAGCATCTGCATGAACGAGTTCGCCGAGAATTCTGGGGCTATGCGCCCGAGGAGAACCTTTCCAACGAGGATCTGATCCGCGAGAAATACCGCGGGATTCGGCCCGCACCCGGTTACCCGGCCTGCCCAGACCACACGGAAAAGGGACCTTTGTTCGACCTGCTGCAGGCGCCGCAGAAGGCGGGGATCCGGCTGACCGAGTCGTATGCCATGGTTCCCGGTGCATCGGTCAGCGGATATTACTTTTCTCATCCGTCATCGACCTATTTCGGGATTGGGCGAATCGGCCGCGACCAGGTAGAAGATTATGCCCGCCGCAGCGGGCGGACGATTGCAGATGTCGAGCGATGGCTGGCGCCCATTCTGGGGTACGATCCGGCAGCGTATCGATGATCGCGCAGGCGTACAGCTAACGACCGTACAAGGCCAAAATGGCCATGGCGGTGCTGTAGACTCGACCGCCGGCCACAGACCAGCGGTCCAACGGGGGCCAGCTTCCGGCCTCTTGACCTTCCGCCACCTGAGCGGCCCGGATCCGCGAAGTTAGGTTGAGGAGTTCAGAGTCATTCGGTGATTCCGCGCGGAGGAGGGCGGTCTGGAAGAAGGCCCGATACAGGTCCATCGGCTTCGCCGAATCAAGGGCGTCGCGACGGACGTGGTCCAGCATGCGGGCGAGACGTTCATCAACATGGGGATCCCGCTCGAAGAAGCAAAGGGCTGCGGCTGCGGTCAGCGTTTCAGGCCCATTCGGATGATCCCCATCGCGGCGGTATCCCACACGGCCGTCAGGACCGATGGTGGATTCAAGCCACGCAAACCCTTGTTCGATAGATCTGCGAAAGTCGCCGAGATGGGCGGCTTCCGCTTCCATGAGAACCTGAAGAGCCCAAACGGTTACGCTGCTGTTCGGCGACGCTCCCGAACGTAAATAAGACCAGCCACCGTCGGCGTGCTGGTTACGCACAAGCAGATCCACGCCGCGGCGCAATGCTCGATCGACGTCGCTGCCAACTGCGAGTTCGCCTCGGGCCCTAAGCAGGGCAAGACAGGCAAGGGCGTGATTATAGATCGATCCGGTAATCTGAGGCCCGAACAACCCATCTGGCGACTGAGAGGAAGCGAGAAAAGCTAGACCTTTCAAGATTGCGCCCCGGATTTCGTCGGTCTGGTGCCCTGTCATCAGGGCCATTAGCGCCAGTGCGCTGGTTCCCACGGCATAGTTGGCCGACGCGCCGGTGCGACCCAATGACCAGCCCCCGTTCGGGTCCTGATGTCGCAGCAGCCAGGATCGGGCCCTGTCCAACTGAGCATCTAGTGGTACGGCCGTGTTGGACGTCGTCGGCGAACGGTCGGAATCACGCTGACTCTTGACCGGCGCGAAGGCGTCGGAAGCCGACGCGATCTCAACGGTTTGAGAGTACCGAATATCCCAAATCACCAGCAGTGCGGAAAGCACGGCCAGAGGAAGGCAAACGGCGATTGACCGCTGGAATATCCGTCGGGCGCGAATTCGGGCAAGAATTCGCGGCGCGAGATCGGGCGTGGGCGCGGCAGGGTGGCGGCGAAGCGACGCCAGAACATCGCCGAACTCGCACTCCAGTTCGGAGACTGTATCCGAAGCGTTTCGGGCTTCAGACTTCGATGAGGCGTCACGAGCCATGGAGCTTCTCCCCCCGATGTGTCGCGCGCAGTGCCGCTCGGATTCGGCTTAGAGCGATGGATACGCGCGACTTAACGGTCCCCACTGGCACACCCAGGATTTCAGCCGCCTCGTGATACGCCATGCCCTGATAAACGACGAGCACGACGGCTTCCCGATGGTCGGGTGAAAGCAGTCCAAGAAGCGAATCGGCATCCATGGAAACCGGAGGCCGATTCGCCGAGGCACAGTCGATTTCATTGAATTCAGGTGCGGCGCGCATCAATAGGCGCGCGAAGCGAGACTGCCGGCGAACGTGATCCAACCAGACGTGGTGGCCGAGCGTGTGAAGATAGGTAGTGAAACGGGCGAGAGGCTTTGCCCGTTTGCGATGGCGGTACAGTCTCAAAAACGTCTCTTGCACGAGATCCTCCGCATGATGTTTAGCGCCGGAGCGGAGGAAAAAGTTCAGCAACTTTTGCTGGTGACGCTCCACGAGCCGAGCGAAGGCGTCGTCATTTCCGCGAGCCGATTCAAAGAGTAGCGCCCAATCCTCCTGGGAATCCGGGCTCGCGCGCTCATCAGACATGGTCCAAGGGATACCTGCGATGTGTTCTCGTCATCAATCGGAAAAATTGCTTGAGGATGAACTCCGCATTGCGATGCGCCGTTTAAGGCTGTAGATGACTCGCCTGGACCAGTCCATTCTGCCAACTGTGCGATCGGTGGCCATCTCCACCGGCCTTCACTCATTGATCCTGGTCCTTGTATTGCATGCGCCAAGGACCGCGCCGACGGCGGATTACCCACAACGAGAAGTCGAAGTTTTCTTGCGAGACGTTGAAGCCTTGGAACTGCAGGAGATCGCAGAATTTCAGATGCAGCCCTGGGAACCTCCTGACATGGCGATGGAACCTTTTGAAGAGTTCATCATGGAGCCGGCTCCATCCGAGCTGGCGTACGATCTGAATCCTCTGCAGTCGGATCCCTTTGCGGATTCGCAGCCGCTAGTTGATTCCTTGCCCTCGGAAACGGAGAGGCATATCGATTCCGTCGCGCAGACGTTTTGGATGAAGATTCGGGCGAGACTGGAGCGCGAGCTGCTGAGGTTGCGCCCAATCGATGGATCCACGAGCATCACGGTCCGAATCCTAGCGCTGGAGGACAAACTTATCCCCTTGGCGCCGCCTACCGAATCTGAAGATCCGCGTGTCCGTTGGGTGCGCGAGGCTGTCGAACGGGTCGTACTTGCGGCCGCTTCACCGCCCGTTCAGGCGGCGGGCACCAAAATTCGAATCGATGTGAGAGTTGAATAAACCACTAGAGAAAGCAGATCGGAGTAGCAAATGAAACAACTGATCCAACGTAGAATGATTCTGGCTGCGATCGTTTCCCTGCCGCTCGGCGCGAGCGCCGAAACTGTGGAGCTTCCGGAGATTGTTGTGACGCCACTCCGAACTCCGGTTCCGGCCGCGGAGGCTCCCGCTAGCGTATACACAATAACCTCCGACGATCTGTCCGACCTTGCGCCTCGTACAACGCCGGAGGCGCTCCGTCGCGTCCCATCGGTCATGGTCCAAAAGACGGCATACGGCCAAGGTTCGCCGTATCTGAGGGGCTTCACCGGCTTCCGGACCCTCGGATTAATCGACGGCATTCGCCTCAACAACAGCGTATTTCGTGAAGGGCCCAACCAATATTGGGCGACCATCGACCCTTTTTCCGTGGATCGCTATGAGGTCGTTCTGGGCCCCGCCTCCGTGCTGTACGGAAGTGATGCGATCGGCGGAGCCATGAACGCAATTCCCCCGGATGTTCCGGATTGGGATGGGAGGGCCGATTGGGAACACACCGTAAAATATCGCGGCGCCACAGCAGATCAGTCCCACCAGGCCCGTTTCCAGACAGGCGCGCGCCTTACAGAGTCGTTCGGTCTTCGTGCTGGATACTCATGGAAAACGTTTGATGATCTCCGCGGGGGGCGAGAAGTCGGCAAACAGCCGGAAACCGGGTACAACGAAATGGCATGGGATGCTCGAGCCAGCTACTTCTGGCAAAACGGCGCCTCGCTGACGCTCGGCCATCAACATCTGACTCAGGACGATGCCTGGCGAACCCATCGCACCATCTATGGAATCGAGTGGGAGGGCACGGTCAAAGGCGATGATCTCCGGCATGTCTTTGATCAGGATCGCACGCTGACCTATTTGCGCCTGGCTCACTCGGAAAGAGACGGCGCGGTTGACGCCTACACATTGACCCTTTCGCGCCACAAACAGGGTGAAGACCTCGATCGTCTGAGAGGGAATGGGCGGAGAGAATTTCAGGGCTTCGACGTGGAAACCTGGGGTGCAGCCCTGACGCTTGAGAGCGAAAGCGCCATCGGCCGTTGGGTGTATGGAGCCGATGTTTATCGCGATCTTGTGAATTCCTATTCGATCCGCATCGATCCGGGCGCCGCGCCGGTGAGGGGGAAACAGGGCCCTGTTGCGGATAACGCGACCTATGACCTGCTGGGAGCTTTCGTCCAAAACACGCTGAACGGTACCGCAGGAATCGAAATCACTCCCGGGGTGCGCTACACCCATGCGCATCTCGATGCGGAGAAGGTAGACAAGCGGCCCGATGGAATTTCCGGCAACTGGGATGCGGTCGTCGGCTCCTTGCGGGCGCTGATCCCATTCAGTGAGGATCGCTCCCACAATGTTTATGCCGGCATCTCCCAGGGATTCCGCGCACCCAATCTCTCCGACCTGACGCGGCTCGATTCCGCTCGAAGCAAGGAAATCGAAACACCCGTGGACGACTTGAAGCCGGAGCGCTTTATCACCGCTGACGCAGGGTGGAGGCGGGCGACTGACCGGTGGAAAGCAGGAATCGCTTATTTCCACACATGGATCGAAGACCTGATTGTGCGCACGCCGACCGGCGAGATCGTGGACGGCTTGATGGAGGTTACAAAGAAAAATTCGAGCGAGGGGTACGTCCACGGCATCGAACTGCTCGGCGAGACGCTCCTGGGCGAAGACTGGCGAATTCGCGGCATGGCGACATGGATGGAAGGGGAGGCGGATGGGTATCCGACATCAGAACCTGTGATTGTGCGCGAACCGCTGAGCCGCGTCATGCCTCTGACAGGGCGCCTCGCCCTTCGTTGGCAGCCGGTCGGTCAGTCATTCTGGGCGGAAGCGGAAGTTGAAGCGGCGGAGAAAGCCGATCGATTGTCATCGGGCGATAAACGCGACACGCAGCGCATTCCGCCGGATGGGACGCCCGGCTACGTGGTCGGCCACTTGCGAGGCGGCTATTCGTTCGCAAGTGGATTGTCCGTGACGCTCGCGCTCGAAAACGTTTCGGACGAGGACTACCGCATCCATGGATCAGGCTTGAACGAACCGGGGCGCCAACTAGTGCTCGCCGCGCAGTACACCTTCTAGTCCGCTTTTCCAAGCCTCGGCTGCGAGGGTCCGGACGGATTCGCCATAGTTCCAGTTCGGAAGGGCCGAGTCCTGGACCCTTCGTTCTGGCTGTTACGGTCCTGACTCATTTCGCCCGACGCCGCGCCGGATAATCGTTGCGCGACAGCCTGACCCGCACCATAGTGCAGGCCATGTGGCTTCGTACATTCGGCGAGTCCATCGTAGGCCGCTTCAACCGGTGGGCCCACGTGGTCTCTATTGCGGTCGCCGCGATCGCCGCGGCTTTAAGGCCCCGATATTGGCCACAGCCGGTCCGCGATGTGCTGGCGAGGCAGATTCTTTTTACAGGGTTTGAAGCGATACGCTTTGTGTCGATGATCGCGATTTTGGTCGGGTTGGCCGTGGTTCTGCAAGCGCAGCTTGCGCTGTCAAAACTCGGGCAGTCGGGCCTGCTCGGTCCCATCTTGGTGATGGTCCTTATCCGGGAGGCGGGACCGCTCCTCACCAATTTTGTGGTCATCGGGCGAAGTGGAACCGCTATGACGACCGAGTTGGCGAATATGAAGGTGAATGGCGAGGTGCAACTGCTGGACGCACAGGGGCTGGACCCGTTCATCTACCTTGTCATGCCGCGCGTGCTGGGGGCGGCCATTTCCATTTTTTGTCTGACTATCATTTTCATCGCGGTCTCGTTCGCCAGCGGGTTTCTCGCGGGACTTCTACTCGGCGCGAACACCGGCTATCCCAACCTGTTCATTCGGAGTGTATTCAGCGCCATCACTCCTGCGGATGTGGTGAACCTGATTCTAAAATCAGTGGTTCCTGGCCTCTTGACCGGCGCAATCTGCTGCTCGGAGGGATTAAGCGTTGGGCAGGCATTTACGGAGGTTCCGCAAGCGGCCACGCGCGCGGTGGTCCGTTCCACAGCGACCTTGTTCCTCACGTCGGCGGTCGTATCGCTCGCGACCTACCTATGAGCGCGATTCTCGAGATCCAAGAGGTGACCTTTCCGAAAGAGCCACCTTACGATTGCGGGCTCAGCGGGGTGTCGATCGAAATTCGGGAGGGAGAGATCGCTCTCGTGGAACTGCCCGTGGGCGTCGCGCTCACACCGCTCGCGGACGCGGCAGAAGGGCTGATCGAGCCGGCAGAAGGGCGGGTCCTCTTCGAGGAGAAGGACTGGCGCGAGCGATCTCCGGACCTGGCCGCCACGGCGCGCGGTCGCATTGGGCGTGTGTTCGAGAGGGCGGGCTGGCTCAGCAACCTCGACCTTGACGAGAACATCACACTGGCAGGCCGCTACCATTCTCGCGAGACGTTCAGCGCCCTGATGGAGAAAGCCGAGGCGCTGGCCGCCGAATTGAAGGTCGGTATGATCCCGCAGGGAAGGCCGGCGCGGATGAACCGCGAAACTCTCCTCAAAGCGCAGTGGATACGTGCCCTTTTGGGAAGTCCGAGGCTACTTCTGTTGGAGCGGCCCGTGCGAGATCTTCCCGCAGAGGAGGCGGCGCCCTTTGTGGACGCCGTGCGGCGGCGCTGCGAACAGCACGGCCTTGCCGTGCTGTGGATCACGGATTCACATGAACGTCTGGATGCTTGCGCGTTGCGGGCTGACCGAAAATATGCGATTCAACAGGAGAAATTAGTCATAGCGCCCGTTTGATGAGTAAGCCGTTCAAATTTCGATATGTAAACGAAATCGTTGGCGGGTTTGTCATCGCCATCGCGCTCGCGCTGGTGGTGGGCATCATCCTTGCCGGCCGCGCCCAAGACTGGTTTGAGCCTATTTATGAAATTCGTTTGGAGTTCCCAGAGGAGGGTTCGTTGGGCCTTCAACAAGGGGCGGATGTGCAAATTTTAGGCGCCTCCGCCGGCCGGGTCGGGAAAATCCGCGTGCAGGATGACGGATCAATGTACACGACGTTAGAGATCAAAAGCGAATTCATCCGGTTTATCCGCACCGACTCCAAAGCGATTGTGAAGAAGAAATTCGGCATCGCCGGCGATGCTTTTGTCGAAATCACGCAGGGACGCGGGGCTCCCTTGGGGGAAGAGGCGGTTCTTCAGGCGATTCGCGACACGGAGATCACGGAGCTTGCCCGTGAGATTCTCAAGGAAGTCCAGAATGCCGTGCTGCCTCTGCTGGAGGAATACAGACGCCTCGCCGCGGACCTGCGCGACGCGGAGAAGCCGCTGATGCAAGCGCTGGCCAACATTGAACGCATCACCCGCGGCCTGGCCGAGGGCGAGGGAACGGCCGGCCAGCTATTGCGCGATCCAAAAACCGCTCAGGAAATCGAGGCAATGCTCGCCGACATTCGATCCATCCTCGAAGACATCAAGGAAACCACTGCGCGCCTGCCGCCAATGGCGGCGACCGTAAAACAGGAGGTTGACGCGCTCCCCGGCACGGTGGTTCAGGCGCAGGAGACTCTACGGGAGTCTGAAAGACTCATTGAGGGCATTCAGCGGCACTGGTTGATCCGCAAGTATGTGCCTCCAACGGTCGTTCCGGACATGATCCCTCCAGATCGGGCGGGAGGGCCCTGATGCGGTCCGGATTCATTTGCGCTCTGATGGCCTTGCTGGCTTTCGCTGCGGCGGGATGCGGCTCGCCACCGAAGCGACCTGCGCCTGCGGATCCCTTGTTGGTTCAATTGGCGACCTCGGGCGGGTCCGCCTATGCACTGAACAGCTTCGACCGCGCCGCCCGATTCTATCGGCTCGCTCTTCAGCGCGCGCGTGCGCTGGACGACGCCACCGAAATCGGAAAACAGGCGTATAATTTGGCCGCGGCGCTCTTTATGTCCGGCAAACCGGCGGAGGCGCTGCCTTATTTGGAGGAAGCGGAAACCGCCTTCGCCGCCATCCGCGAGGACACGGGCCCCATTCTGCTTCTAAAGGCCAGGGCGCTCCGCTCCGCCGGTGGGACGAACGAAGCTCTTTCGGTCCTACAGCGCGTCGTCGAGCTCGATACGCCTCGTGATGTCCAGGCGCAAGGTTGGCTCCTCTTCGGACATATCATGTTGGATGCGGGTCAGGGCGACGAGGCGGAGAAGGCACTGCGGCGCGCACGTTCCGTCGCATCCGATGATCCTGTGCTTCGTGCGGGCATCGCTGGCCTGGAGGCGCGTCTAGCCGTCCTCGGAGGCAACCCCGGCTTGGCCGCTGAAAAATTCGATACGGAAGCGGCCGCTTTTCAAGAAGCCGGGCGCTACAGGGACATGGCGGATTCCTTACTGCGGGCGGGTTCTGCGTATGCGGAAGCAAAATTGTTCGAACGGGCTGGCGATCGATTTTATCGCGCGGCTCGGAGTTTCTATGGGCAGGGCGATACCGCCCGTGCCCTGGAGGCGATCGAGCGTGCGCTGGCCGCGGCCGATCGAGCGCCCGAGGCGGGATGGTCGAAAGCGTTGGCTGCGCTCTTCAATGAAATTCGCGCCAACCCGGCGGCCGAACCTTCATCGACTGAATAGGATTGGACAGCACGTCGTCTAATCGGCAAATATTTATTGCAATCAGGAGGACAGGCCAGATGAAAAAAACGATCGTCATGGCTCTTTTATCTGCGCTTGGGGCCGCGACCGCCCTGGCCCAGGAGACCCTGTACATCGGCGTGCAATCCGCGCCGCTGCGCGCGAATCCGGCCCCCTTTGCTCCCATCGTCGGCAAGCTGTCATATGGAGAAGCCGTGATCGTGTTGGCGCGTCAGCCCGGATGGCTGCAGGTCCGTTCCGCCGGAGGCATTTCGGGGTGGGCGAATCAGTCCCTATTCCAACGCGAACGCGTCACGCTTACCGCCGGAACGACCGACGCGCGAACCGGAGCCACAGCCCGCGAACAGGCGGCTGCTGCAAAGGGGTTCTCGCCACAGGTTGAGTCGCAGTATCGCAACCAGAATCCGGATCTCTCAGCCGCCTACGAAATCATTGATCGGATGGAGGCATCGCGTTTGCCGGATTCCGAAGTGGAGGCCTTTCTGAAGAAGGGAGGTTTGCTGTGAATCAAATCCGTTCGCTTCGGTTTATGATTCCGGCCCTCCTGATGCTCGGGCTCGTCCTTTCCTCAGGTTGCGCGACCGTCGCGGAAGTGGGAGTAGCCACCGGCGTCATCACGCCCGAACAGGGGGAAACACTGTCGAGGACGTTTCAGGATTTCACGCCGGAGAATGAGTACTATCTGGGACGGGCGGTTG
This region includes:
- a CDS encoding RNA polymerase sigma factor, translating into MSDERASPDSQEDWALLFESARGNDDAFARLVERHQQKLLNFFLRSGAKHHAEDLVQETFLRLYRHRKRAKPLARFTTYLHTLGHHVWLDHVRRQSRFARLLMRAAPEFNEIDCASANRPPVSMDADSLLGLLSPDHREAVVLVVYQGMAYHEAAEILGVPVGTVKSRVSIALSRIRAALRATHRGEKLHGS
- a CDS encoding TonB-dependent receptor — encoded protein: MKQLIQRRMILAAIVSLPLGASAETVELPEIVVTPLRTPVPAAEAPASVYTITSDDLSDLAPRTTPEALRRVPSVMVQKTAYGQGSPYLRGFTGFRTLGLIDGIRLNNSVFREGPNQYWATIDPFSVDRYEVVLGPASVLYGSDAIGGAMNAIPPDVPDWDGRADWEHTVKYRGATADQSHQARFQTGARLTESFGLRAGYSWKTFDDLRGGREVGKQPETGYNEMAWDARASYFWQNGASLTLGHQHLTQDDAWRTHRTIYGIEWEGTVKGDDLRHVFDQDRTLTYLRLAHSERDGAVDAYTLTLSRHKQGEDLDRLRGNGRREFQGFDVETWGAALTLESESAIGRWVYGADVYRDLVNSYSIRIDPGAAPVRGKQGPVADNATYDLLGAFVQNTLNGTAGIEITPGVRYTHAHLDAEKVDKRPDGISGNWDAVVGSLRALIPFSEDRSHNVYAGISQGFRAPNLSDLTRLDSARSKEIETPVDDLKPERFITADAGWRRATDRWKAGIAYFHTWIEDLIVRTPTGEIVDGLMEVTKKNSSEGYVHGIELLGETLLGEDWRIRGMATWMEGEADGYPTSEPVIVREPLSRVMPLTGRLALRWQPVGQSFWAEAEVEAAEKADRLSSGDKRDTQRIPPDGTPGYVVGHLRGGYSFASGLSVTLALENVSDEDYRIHGSGLNEPGRQLVLAAQYTF
- a CDS encoding ABC transporter permease, yielding MWLRTFGESIVGRFNRWAHVVSIAVAAIAAALRPRYWPQPVRDVLARQILFTGFEAIRFVSMIAILVGLAVVLQAQLALSKLGQSGLLGPILVMVLIREAGPLLTNFVVIGRSGTAMTTELANMKVNGEVQLLDAQGLDPFIYLVMPRVLGAAISIFCLTIIFIAVSFASGFLAGLLLGANTGYPNLFIRSVFSAITPADVVNLILKSVVPGLLTGAICCSEGLSVGQAFTEVPQAATRAVVRSTATLFLTSAVVSLATYL
- a CDS encoding MlaD family protein gives rise to the protein MSKPFKFRYVNEIVGGFVIAIALALVVGIILAGRAQDWFEPIYEIRLEFPEEGSLGLQQGADVQILGASAGRVGKIRVQDDGSMYTTLEIKSEFIRFIRTDSKAIVKKKFGIAGDAFVEITQGRGAPLGEEAVLQAIRDTEITELAREILKEVQNAVLPLLEEYRRLAADLRDAEKPLMQALANIERITRGLAEGEGTAGQLLRDPKTAQEIEAMLADIRSILEDIKETTARLPPMAATVKQEVDALPGTVVQAQETLRESERLIEGIQRHWLIRKYVPPTVVPDMIPPDRAGGP
- a CDS encoding tetratricopeptide repeat protein, whose amino-acid sequence is MRSGFICALMALLAFAAAGCGSPPKRPAPADPLLVQLATSGGSAYALNSFDRAARFYRLALQRARALDDATEIGKQAYNLAAALFMSGKPAEALPYLEEAETAFAAIREDTGPILLLKARALRSAGGTNEALSVLQRVVELDTPRDVQAQGWLLFGHIMLDAGQGDEAEKALRRARSVASDDPVLRAGIAGLEARLAVLGGNPGLAAEKFDTEAAAFQEAGRYRDMADSLLRAGSAYAEAKLFERAGDRFYRAARSFYGQGDTARALEAIERALAAADRAPEAGWSKALAALFNEIRANPAAEPSSTE
- a CDS encoding SH3 domain-containing protein translates to MKKTIVMALLSALGAATALAQETLYIGVQSAPLRANPAPFAPIVGKLSYGEAVIVLARQPGWLQVRSAGGISGWANQSLFQRERVTLTAGTTDARTGATAREQAAAAKGFSPQVESQYRNQNPDLSAAYEIIDRMEASRLPDSEVEAFLKKGGLL